The Haliotis asinina isolate JCU_RB_2024 chromosome 2, JCU_Hal_asi_v2, whole genome shotgun sequence genomic interval TTATATCTGTCCCAAGGATCCTGTGCTTGTAACACAGTGGAGATATGTATATCTGTCCCCAGAATCCTGTGCTTGTAACACAATGGAGATATCTTTTATATCTGTGCCCAGGAACCTGTGCTTTGTAGTGGAGATACCAGATTAATTGTGTGTTAATTCACATTGCAAAATTGATTTATCATGGTGTGCACtattaatatgtatttgttattttcAGTCATGGGAGTGGACTTGTTCTTTGAGATCCCCAATTCTCCAATGTCCGAGCGTTACCTCTACCAGTGCGTTCCCCTCCCTGTGCACATTCAAGCTAATCTGTCCTTTGGAACATCAGGGGTTACTGTCACCTGTGACTGGAACGGGATGCTGGGATCACAGTTAGCTCAGGGCTGGAAACTGGTGGAGATTTTCTTTGATATGGGCCAAGCACGTCATGGTGCATTCTCGACATCAGCATCTCTCAACTCTGTGTGGTTCTTCGAGAAACCTGCTTCACACGTCAATAACAACACACCAGTGTACCAGGGAACTGTTGTCGAACATTACGTCTCAATGTCATCTGGATTCGGAGGGGTGCATGCACGTACCAATTGGGAGCCTATCATTCAGCAGCTGGGTCTGAAGGGATGGGAACTTGCTTGTTTTGTTGAGACACCAGAAACTAGGATGACTGGATTTGGAAAAGCTGAAATGaaagttttgatgttttttcagaGGCCTATCCTACCCCCTGTGGGGGCACCCCCCCAATCCATGCCCGTGCCCTCCTATCCCAACCCTGGGGGCCCACCACCACCAGCTCCTTCGGCAGGTTTCCTATATGATCAAGGAAATCCTCAGCCCCCAACTGACCAGAAACCTCCCCCTTACTAGGGACAGTTTGCAGTCAGACTCTGGCAAGAACAAATTCCCAACATCCACAGACATAGTTCGTATTATCTATATGATAGCTTAGAGGCTGAGAGTTACAGTAATCacattattttgtatatatgtgtggGTATAT includes:
- the LOC137274394 gene encoding uncharacterized protein — protein: MGGTSSSSRGQVLRPAGPPPPPEPPYPGPAAEYNFINTQVSMTNNISFSTTNNMVTTNIDSYYPILGQKYAEGFRLLTFYRIPGGVQHQGGLFSMSVAVPFQAVFCRYPQMPSQQGWQLRVVKSVMVAQRMGHGLIQLNQQVVGDTSQIYQAIVDNTNTGGRLICIEMTGQQQGQGFSAAMQGISPIMGVDLFFEIPNSPMSERYLYQCVPLPVHIQANLSFGTSGVTVTCDWNGMLGSQLAQGWKLVEIFFDMGQARHGAFSTSASLNSVWFFEKPASHVNNNTPVYQGTVVEHYVSMSSGFGGVHARTNWEPIIQQLGLKGWELACFVETPETRMTGFGKAEMKVLMFFQRPILPPVGAPPQSMPVPSYPNPGGPPPPAPSAGFLYDQGNPQPPTDQKPPPY